The window GAGCCTTGGGAACTCCACGTTAGAATATACGGTAGTGGTTTGGTTGAAGGCGAGGTTGAGGTTAAGCGCGAGTATATCGAGCATCTTTCGCCTTGGAGGTCCTCAGTTATATATGAGGTGTTTCAGTTCTACCAGGACTTCTATCCAACACTCCACATACTGTATAAGCCTAAGGGGCTCTACGTCGTAAGGGTGTTAGATCACTACCGTGTAGAACTGAAGCCGCCGGAGTCTTTAACCCTGTGGAAGCCCATAGTGATAGGCGGCGTTTTAATAGGTGTCTTAGGGTTGATAGCTTACTTCCTCTCAAAGCTTGAGAAGCCTGGTGAGTGACGATGAGTGTTAAAGAGCTGGATAGGATGTTTAAGGAAGCCTTCACCTACATAGATAAAGGCGATGCTGTTCAGGCATCCGAGAAGCTGTATAAAGTCGCGGAAGAGTCTGTTAAGATGCTCGCTAAGCTCCATAACCTAGCCGAGTACAGGGAGGCTGAGGAGAGAGGTAGATGGGTCACGAGACTTCTCTTTAAAGCCGTCGACAGGCTTTCTGAAATATACGGTTTAGACTTCAGTAAAGCATGGAGTTCCGCGTGGACTTTGCATGTCGAAGGTTTCCATGAAGGAAGACTACCTGCTGAGGTTGTTAGAAGCTATGCATCGGTTATTGAAGACATCTTAAACATACTGAAAAGGGAAACTGCTCATTCAAGCATGTTTAAAAAATACGGATACTATAAGCCCTAGAACTCCAAAAATATAAGAAAACGATAGATGAACTTAATCATATTAGACTAAATGGTTTACACGTTCTCTATGAGAATATATACCAGATAGATGCCAACGGTGGGTTTGCGGCGGCTATAAACGAGATGCTGCCGTAAAGTCATTAACGAAGTTATTAGAGTTTTCTCCCCGGCGATACCTCAGAAATGGCATGACGTTAAGTTCGCTGATCTTAGAGCCCAAGGTGCATTTCTAGTATCCTCCGAGATAGAAAACGGCGTCGTGAAGCATGTCTTGGTCAAAAGTTTAGCGGGAGACACGTGCCGCATCGTAAACCCCTGGCCAGGAAGAGACTATGTTTTCTATCCTGTCCAAGTAAGAGACCTTGAAAACCAGAAAACCGTCGACTCTAAAATCAAGGGCTACCAGATAGAATTTAAGACCAAGCCAGGCCACACCTATGACGCCTGGGAGACCAAGGCTCGGATTAGGTAAATTCCATGTATGGAAGGGTTGAAAGAATCTACCATCAGCCGCCTACCGTTGCCGTAATGTTAACTCTTGGAATTGCGTTTTCATTATCCAAGTTTTCAACTACGACTTTTATGAACTTGGCTTCGGTTTTTAAACCCACCGTTTTCTGCACTGTTTTTCCAGGCTTATAGTCTACGTCGAAGCTGTAGAGGTCCACCGTGTCGTAGTCCAACCCGTCGGGGCTCGACCTAACATGGACCCTCACACCCGCTTTAGCGTCTCTGGAGTAGATGCACTCCGTGGTCAAGGCGAGGGTGGAGGCATGTTCGAGACTTACCGGTAGACAGTTCTTCAGCTCGCCGACCCCACCAGCCTCCACCCCCTCGAGGCTTAGGATCGGATAGGATATCTTGAAGGGTATGTCGGTCGGCACAAGAACCTGGACCGCGAGGTCTTCGCCGCCCCTAGATATATACCTCAGCGTGTGGAAGACATATATGTACGGAGGCTCTATTAGATGATGCGCCTCAGCCAACGCGGAGCAGTCGGGTATCTTAGCCCTATCGATCACGGGGTTGCCTGGGTATTTTATGAAATTATAGCCATCGAAACTATACGCATAGCCGACGCTTTCGAGTTTAGTGGTCTTCGTACCGCCGTAGAACACATGGAAAACCCCATCCCTATACGTGACACCGGCCTCTGAGAACCCTCCGTCGTCCCAGGAACCCCAGTCCTCAGGCTTTAGTATGGGGTTGCCCTCGTACTTCTTCCAGGGCCCCTCAGGTCTATCCGCCACGGCGACGCAGAAGGGGCCTTGGTCCGTCACCCCTATCGGGTGCTCAGTATACATGTAGAACTTACCGCCGACCTTTACGACACCACCCAAATACCCGAAATCCTCGACTATAGGGTTCTTCTCATACTTCCTCCACGGGCCTAACGGGTTATCTGCAACCGCCAGACCTATGTCGACCGTTTCGCTTCCGCTACCAGATGCGGAGTAGAACATGTAGTATTTCTCGGTTCCACCTTTGATATCGTAGGCACCCTCCTTAAGCACGACCGCACATGCCACCCAAGAGTCGTCCCAGCTACCCCTAGGTCCATGGTCTAGGATGGGGTTCTTCTCATACTTCCTCCAAGGTCCCAACGGCGTCGGGGCCGTAGCTACACCCACCCTATAACCGCTAGGCCAGAGCTTCTCATCAGCAGACCAAGCATGATAATACCAGTAGTAGGTGTTCCCGTCCTTGAACACACCGCTGGACTCTAAGACACCTCCATCCCAATCCTCCTTACCGCCAGGGGTTAACGCAGGGCTCGGACCTAGAACATGGATGAAACCTCTGTCAGCCCAAACATTCCTACGCTCCATAGCAGAGAGGTATTTCTACTGCAAGTATTTAAAACGCGTGA of the Candidatus Bathyarchaeota archaeon genome contains:
- a CDS encoding PaREP1 family protein, with translation MSVKELDRMFKEAFTYIDKGDAVQASEKLYKVAEESVKMLAKLHNLAEYREAEERGRWVTRLLFKAVDRLSEIYGLDFSKAWSSAWTLHVEGFHEGRLPAEVVRSYASVIEDILNILKRETAHSSMFKKYGYYKP